The genomic DNA GAACGTCCAGCAAGAACTCACCCCATTCATTGAAGATGTATTTGAAAATCAGATTTTGAAAGGGATTCCCGAAGAGAAGTTAGAAGTGTATAAGGAAGTCCTTCAACTCATCAATCAGAATATGAGGGACAGGACGGACTGAAGAAGGAGGCAGAACCTTGAGGAAAATACCTGTTGCCCTGCAGCTGTATACGCTGAGGGAGGAAGTGGAGAAGGATTTCAAAGGTACATTGAGAAAAGTGGCTGAGATGGGGTTCGACGGAGTCGAGCTTGCAGGTCACGGCGGGCTGGGTATCCTGGAGGTCAAGGAGGCACTTCAATCCTGTGGACTACAGGCCGTTTCCAGCCATGTGCCCCTCGCAGATCTGCGGAATGATCTGGAGAAGACCTTGGAGGAGCAACTGGAGCTCGGTGTGACGTTTATTGTATGCCCTTATCTGACTGAGGAGGAGCGGGACTATGCTCTTTTAATCTCAGACCTGAATGCCATCGGCAAACGATGTCATGAAGCGGGCCTTACTCTATGCTATCACCATCAC from Rossellomorea marisflavi includes the following:
- a CDS encoding sugar phosphate isomerase/epimerase family protein — its product is MRKIPVALQLYTLREEVEKDFKGTLRKVAEMGFDGVELAGHGGLGILEVKEALQSCGLQAVSSHVPLADLRNDLEKTLEEQLELGVTFIVCPYLTEEERDYALLISDLNAIGKRCHEAGLTLCYHHHDFELRAEYKGRPALSSILEETQVEPELDIYWLTYAGERPSEWIERYNPPLVHLKDMTTDGERFFAELGTGGVDLDSVFASGESADIQWWIVEQDASKTSPIESVRKSMDYLIQIGLT